A single Rhinolophus ferrumequinum isolate MPI-CBG mRhiFer1 chromosome 12, mRhiFer1_v1.p, whole genome shotgun sequence DNA region contains:
- the AQP7 gene encoding aquaporin-7 isoform X3 has protein sequence MVLGDKFGSYLGVNLGFGFGVTMGVHIAGKISGAHMNAAVTFTNCALGRLPWKKFPVYVLGQFLGSFLAAATTYGLFYTAIFNYSGGELTVTGPVATANIFATYLPDHMTLWRGFLDEVLLTGLLQLCLFAITDKGNNPAQQGTQAVVIGLLVVIIGVSLGMNSGYAINPSRDLPPRFFTFIAGWGVQVFRAQNWWWVPVVAPPLGAYLGGIIYLVFVGSTIPQEPPILENPMEYEDRKIRVLPMTTPPKMETSSLAPDSVSRDNRPSVWPVAPVGDSIHIEQF, from the exons ATGGTCTTAGGAGATAAATTCGGCAGCTACCTTGGTGTCAACTTGGGTTTTGGCTTCGGAGTCACCATGGGAGTGCACATTGCAGGGAAAATCTCTG GGGCCCACATGAATGCGGCCGTGACCTTCACCAACTGTGCACTAGGCCGCCTGCCCTGGAAGAAGTTTCCTGTGTATGTACTGGGTCAGTTCCTGGGTTCCTTTCTGGCTGCTGCCACCACCTATGGCCTCTTCTACA CGGCCATTTTCAACTACTCAGGCGGAGAGCTGACAGTGACTGGTCCTGTAGCCACTGCTAATATTTTTGCCACCTATCTTCCTGACCACATGACATTGTGGAGGGGCTTCCTGGATGAG GTGTTACTTACGGGGCTGCTGCAGCTGTGTCTGTTCGCCATCACAGACAAGGGAAACAACCCAGCACAGCAAGGGACACAGGCCGTGGTGATCGGCCTCCTTGTTGTCATCATTGGAGTGTCTCTGGGCATGAACTCAGGATATGCAATCAACCCATCCCGGGACCTGCCTCCCCGCTTCTTCACCTTTATTGCTGGCTGGGGCGTCCAGGTCTTCAG GGCCCAGAACTGGTGGTGGGTGCCAGTGGTGGCACCGCCTCTGGGTGCCTACTTAGGTGGGATCATCTACTTGGTCTTCGTTGGCTCCACCATCCCACAGGAGCCCCCGATATTGGAGAACCCCATGGAGTATGAAGACCGCAAAATACGTGTGTTGCCCATGACCACGCCTCCCAAAATGGAGACCTCTTCCCTTGCCCCCGACTCTGTGTCCAGGGACAACAGACCTTCAGTCTGGCCTGTCGCACCCGTAGGTGACTCCATCCACATAGAGCAATTCTAA